A genomic window from Thermodesulfitimonas autotrophica includes:
- the fliI gene encoding flagellar protein export ATPase FliI: MVNLAVYRQRVQQASLLRQIGVVTKVVGLTLEVKGFKPFVGEVCMVDVPGSQPIVAEVVGFREDVVLLMPYGELTGVCPGCRVEPRRRAFTVRVGEHLLGRILNGLGEPIDGRSLPRGIPMPVNNRPPSPLARRRIDRVFATGVRAIDGFITCGRGQRLGIFAGSGVGKSVLLGMIARFGSADVNVIALVGERGREVLEFIEKDLGPEGLQKSVVVVATSDEPALLRLRAAFVATTIAEYFRDTGRDVLLLMDSVTRFALAQREVGLAVGEPPTTRGYPPSVFALLPRLLERAGNSESGSITGFYTVLVEGDDMNEPVADAVRSIVDGHIVLKRELAVANHYPAIDVLASVSRLMPSVVTPEHRQAAGRQRELMAAYRQAEDLINIGAYVAGSNPTIDRAIAVHDQINGFLRQGPDEYTAYDEAVERLLSIERG; this comes from the coding sequence ATGGTCAACCTGGCGGTGTACCGGCAAAGAGTCCAGCAGGCGAGCCTTTTGCGGCAGATTGGCGTGGTGACTAAGGTGGTGGGCCTGACGCTTGAGGTGAAAGGCTTCAAGCCTTTTGTCGGTGAGGTCTGCATGGTTGACGTTCCGGGGAGCCAGCCGATTGTGGCCGAAGTGGTTGGTTTCCGGGAGGATGTGGTTCTCCTCATGCCTTACGGGGAGCTTACCGGGGTCTGCCCCGGTTGCCGGGTCGAACCGCGCCGGCGGGCTTTCACCGTGCGTGTCGGCGAACACCTGTTAGGCCGGATTTTGAACGGCCTGGGCGAACCGATTGACGGGCGTTCCCTGCCCCGGGGCATCCCGATGCCGGTTAACAACCGTCCGCCTTCGCCCCTGGCCCGGCGGCGTATCGACCGGGTCTTTGCTACCGGCGTGCGGGCGATCGACGGCTTCATTACGTGCGGGCGCGGGCAGCGCCTCGGGATCTTTGCCGGCAGCGGGGTCGGGAAAAGTGTGTTGTTAGGGATGATCGCCCGGTTCGGGAGTGCGGATGTGAACGTGATTGCGCTGGTGGGCGAGCGCGGGCGCGAGGTTCTCGAGTTTATCGAGAAGGACCTGGGGCCGGAAGGATTGCAGAAATCGGTGGTGGTGGTGGCGACTTCGGATGAGCCCGCACTCTTGCGGCTCAGGGCGGCCTTTGTCGCCACGACGATTGCCGAATACTTCCGCGATACCGGGCGGGATGTCTTGCTCCTGATGGACTCGGTGACCCGGTTTGCGTTAGCCCAGCGCGAGGTAGGGCTTGCGGTTGGCGAGCCCCCGACGACACGGGGTTACCCGCCCTCGGTCTTTGCCCTTCTGCCCCGCCTCTTGGAACGGGCGGGTAACAGTGAGTCCGGGTCGATTACCGGGTTCTACACGGTGCTGGTGGAGGGCGACGATATGAACGAACCAGTGGCTGACGCGGTCCGGAGTATTGTGGACGGGCATATCGTTCTCAAGCGCGAATTAGCGGTCGCCAACCACTATCCGGCAATCGATGTGCTGGCGAGCGTTAGCCGGTTGATGCCGAGCGTGGTGACTCCGGAGCACCGGCAGGCTGCCGGGCGCCAGCGGGAGTTGATGGCTGCCTACCGGCAGGCTGAGGATTTGATTAACATCGGGGCTTATGTTGCCGGCTCCAACCCGACCATCGACCGGGCCATCGCGGTTCACGACCAGATTAACGGCTTCCTGCGGCAGGGGCCAGACGAGTATACCGCTTACGACGAGGCTGTGGAACGCTTGCTTAGCATCGAAAGGGGGTAG
- a CDS encoding flagellar hook-length control protein FliK translates to MQGLASVVATLVCGGQTDRAEKPVPGAADGDFAGLLAGLLGANEQLAGVLPAGSSTPEGNTASGAGLAERFRVKLGNAHAAGLDSEAAVLRNLEQVWLSLVSGVVPAPPEASALVDSVPMPGTGGEEAQPVAGGEGPSWNLPYLLFSQGVPQLPGASTPVEGVPVFPQDGRPVALESAGVGMELLPDHRGCCGPAQLGGDSAGPEPVPQTVLAATSRSLNTTGAAEELSVAKGVNVAAETGAAAGLPEPPAVLSRVPDEIARLAAVVQGQAAGETARPAGENLSVVAPVFPEKAVAQPELSPGEGPPVTGSLSGPVASNSRADLWLRPVYPRLKAGGTSRLAFTVSPATQPPHGTLPSPIPPGSGPVADTGQVCEPVAPKVQGGNPEGLKVQEQLPGATGVKRPELPGLNAPDAGADSCGAQALLGTEREHLSAGERLPLAALPGQLVREIARQVTLLRDHGGTVRLDLQLDPPHLGQLAVKLSFADEKLKVHFVAADVAVKEVLVASLDGLRAELGRIGINLGEAYVSLSQESSGGESQGAPRSSGGVAFAAGNLTPKAEPPVVPEGVNYLI, encoded by the coding sequence ATGCAAGGGTTGGCGTCAGTAGTTGCGACACTCGTCTGTGGTGGCCAAACGGATAGGGCGGAAAAACCGGTGCCGGGCGCGGCAGACGGTGATTTCGCTGGTCTTCTCGCCGGTCTGCTCGGTGCAAATGAGCAACTCGCGGGAGTATTGCCGGCCGGGAGTTCGACGCCGGAGGGAAATACCGCCTCTGGAGCAGGGTTGGCCGAACGTTTCAGGGTTAAGCTGGGCAATGCGCATGCTGCCGGGCTTGATTCTGAGGCCGCCGTTCTAAGGAATCTCGAGCAAGTTTGGCTATCCCTCGTATCTGGGGTCGTCCCGGCGCCGCCGGAGGCCAGTGCCTTGGTGGATTCGGTCCCAATGCCCGGGACAGGGGGCGAGGAGGCTCAGCCGGTAGCCGGAGGCGAAGGGCCATCCTGGAATCTACCCTATTTGCTCTTTAGCCAGGGTGTGCCGCAGCTACCTGGTGCAAGTACGCCTGTCGAGGGTGTGCCGGTGTTTCCGCAGGATGGTCGGCCGGTAGCGCTGGAGAGTGCCGGTGTCGGAATGGAGCTTTTGCCCGACCACCGTGGCTGCTGTGGGCCAGCTCAACTGGGCGGTGACAGTGCCGGGCCGGAACCCGTTCCCCAGACGGTACTTGCGGCCACTTCCCGGTCGTTAAACACCACCGGTGCGGCAGAAGAACTCTCTGTCGCAAAAGGCGTAAACGTTGCTGCAGAAACCGGTGCGGCTGCCGGATTGCCCGAACCTCCGGCAGTGCTGTCCCGGGTGCCGGACGAGATTGCCCGTTTGGCGGCGGTGGTCCAAGGCCAAGCAGCGGGTGAGACCGCGCGTCCGGCAGGTGAGAACCTATCTGTGGTTGCTCCTGTTTTTCCGGAGAAGGCGGTCGCGCAGCCGGAGCTATCGCCGGGCGAAGGTCCCCCTGTAACCGGATCTTTGTCCGGCCCAGTCGCGAGTAACTCCCGGGCAGACCTCTGGTTACGTCCGGTTTATCCCCGGCTAAAGGCGGGAGGGACAAGCAGGCTGGCCTTCACAGTTTCGCCTGCGACGCAGCCGCCGCACGGCACTTTACCATCACCTATCCCGCCGGGTTCCGGGCCGGTAGCGGATACAGGGCAGGTATGCGAGCCGGTTGCGCCAAAGGTGCAAGGCGGAAATCCGGAAGGGTTAAAAGTGCAGGAACAGCTGCCCGGTGCGACCGGGGTGAAAAGGCCCGAGCTACCGGGACTAAACGCACCGGACGCCGGTGCAGATTCGTGCGGAGCGCAAGCCCTGCTTGGAACCGAGCGCGAGCATCTATCCGCAGGAGAACGCCTGCCGCTTGCGGCGTTGCCGGGGCAGCTCGTGCGTGAGATTGCCCGGCAGGTCACTCTTCTGCGGGATCACGGCGGCACCGTCCGGCTGGACCTTCAGCTTGATCCACCGCACCTGGGCCAGCTGGCAGTAAAGCTGAGTTTTGCTGACGAAAAGCTCAAGGTGCACTTCGTGGCCGCAGACGTTGCCGTAAAAGAGGTTCTGGTAGCCAGCCTTGATGGGCTGAGGGCCGAGCTTGGCCGGATAGGTATCAATCTGGGCGAAGCTTACGTTTCTCTCAGCCAGGAATCCAGCGGGGGCGAATCCCAAGGGGCGCCCAGGAGTAGCGGCGGTGTAGCTTTTGCCGCCGGCAACCTGACCCCAAAGGCGGAGCCGCCAGTGGTTCCGGAAGGCGTTAACTACCTGATATAG
- the fliJ gene encoding flagellar export protein FliJ produces MGRFNFRLEPVLKYRAVKEERYIQTLAEAQRRLEEKETAYKSCAAEYQASLEGSGRTLAELQQWAVYRQLLRERLKAEAAKLKEAIAQVDECRAAVLSARQERLTVEKVKERRYAAFLAEEGYKERRQYDELSQLAFQNREKSHT; encoded by the coding sequence GTGGGACGGTTCAATTTCCGCCTGGAGCCGGTCCTCAAGTACCGCGCGGTGAAAGAAGAACGATACATCCAGACCCTTGCCGAGGCCCAGCGTCGCCTTGAGGAAAAAGAAACCGCGTACAAATCCTGTGCGGCGGAATACCAGGCGAGCTTGGAGGGCAGCGGGAGAACCCTTGCGGAGCTTCAACAGTGGGCGGTTTACCGGCAGCTCTTGCGCGAACGGTTGAAAGCGGAAGCGGCGAAGCTTAAGGAAGCCATAGCGCAGGTGGACGAGTGCCGGGCCGCCGTTCTTTCGGCCCGGCAGGAACGGCTTACCGTGGAAAAGGTGAAGGAGCGGCGCTACGCTGCCTTCTTAGCGGAGGAAGGTTATAAGGAGCGGCGTCAGTACGACGAGCTATCCCAGCTCGCTTTCCAGAACCGGGAGAAGTCACACACCTGA